A genomic window from Nicotiana sylvestris chromosome 11, ASM39365v2, whole genome shotgun sequence includes:
- the LOC138881403 gene encoding uncharacterized protein translates to MAEYEAYILGLKLAINMNVKELLVIGDSDLLVHQVLREWATKNTKILLYLYNVQDLIKIFTKIEFKHVPRIQNEFTDTLATLSSMIQHLDKNFIDPIPVGIQSQPTHCAHVEEETDGNPWFHDIKEYLAKREYPKHANHT, encoded by the coding sequence ATGGCAGAATACGAGGCctacatcttaggactcaaaCTAGCCATCAACATGAACGTTAAGGAACTACTTGTAATTGGTGATTCAGACCTTTTGGTACATCAGGTTCTAAGAGAATGGGCTACAAAGAATACCAAGATATTGTTGTATCTTTACAATGTGCAAGATTTGATTAAGatattcacaaagatagaattcaaacatgttccaaggATTCAGAATGAATTCACTGATACTTTGGCTACTTtatcttccatgatacaacacctagacaagaatttcatcgaccCTATCCCGGTAGGAATCCAAAGTCAGCCGACtcattgtgctcatgttgaagaagaaaccgatggaaatccatggttccacgacatcaaagaatatCTAGCAAAAAGAGAATACCCGAAGCACGCAAATCATACTTAG